In Lolium rigidum isolate FL_2022 chromosome 7, APGP_CSIRO_Lrig_0.1, whole genome shotgun sequence, the DNA window tccagggggtgtattcctattattgttgtaagaattcccataagaattagcataaccgttaccattattataaggatatggcctatagttattactagaattgttccgataagcattgttgttgaaattattatttttaatgaagtttacatcaacatgttcttcttgggaaaccaatgaagctagtggAACATttataggatcaacattagtcctatcattcgcaagcatagacataatagcatcaaccttatcattcaaggaagaggattcttcaacagaatttaccttcttaccttgtggagctctttccgtgtgccattcagagtaattaaccatcatattatcaaggagctttgttgcttcaccaagagtgatcgacataaaggtacctccagcagctgaatccaataaattccgcgaagaaaaatttagtcctcgcatagaaggtttggatgatcatccaagtagtcgatccatgggttgggcaatttttaaccggagatttcattctttcccaagcttgagcaacatgttcattatccaattgtttaaaattcattatgctactcctcaaagatataattttagcaggggataatatctaccaataaaagcatccttgcatttagtccatgaatcaatactattcttaggcagagatagcaaccaatctttagctcttcctcttaatgagaaagggaacaattttaattttataatgtcaccatctacatctttatatttttgcatttcacatagttcaaaaaaattattgagatgggcagcaagcatcatcgtaactaacactggaaaattgctctcgcataacaagattcaagaaagcgggtttaatttcaaagaattctgcttgtagtagcgaggtggagcaataggtgtgcataggaaatcattattatttgtgctagtgaagtcacacaacttagtattttcagggttggccattttagcagtagtaaataaagcaaactagataaagtaaatgcaagtaaactaatttttttgtgtttttgatatagcaaacaagacaagtaaataaagtaaagctagcaactaatttttttgtgttttgatataatgcagcaaacaaagtagtaaataaaataaagcaagacaaaaacaaagtaaagagattgagaagtggagactccccttgcggcgtgtcttgatctcccgacaacggcgccaaaaaatatgcttgatggcgtgtatttcacacgttcgttgggcaaccccaagaggaaggtatgatgcgcacagcagcaagttttccctcgaaaagaaaccaaggtttatcgaaccgggaggagccaagaagcacgttgaaggttgatggcggcgggatgtagtgcggcgcaacaccggagattccggcgccaacgtggaacccgcacaacacaaccaaaatactttgccccaacgaaacaagtgaggttgtcaatctcaccggcttgtctgtaacaaaggattaaccgtattgtgtggaagatgattgtttgcagagaaaatagtaaaaacaagtattgcagcagatttgtatttcagtattaaagaatggaccgaggtccacagttcactagaggtgtctctcccataagataaaagcatgttgggtgaacaaattacagtcgggcaattgacaaatagagagggcataacaatgcacatacatgacatgataagtatagtgagatttaattgggcattacgacaaagtacatagaccgccatccaaccgcatctatgcctaaaaagtccaccttcgggttatcgtccgaaccccttccgatattaagttgcaaagcaacaggacaattgcattaagtatggtgcgtaatgtaatcaacaactacatcctcggacatagcgccaatgttttatccctagtggcaacagcacaacacaaccttagaactttctgtcactgtctcaggtgtcaatgtaggcatgaacccactatcgagcataaatactccctcttggagttaaaagtaaaaacttggccagagcctctactagtaacggagagcatgcaagatcataaacaacacatatgtaataacttgataattaacatgacatggtattctctatccatcggatcccgacaaacacaacatagagtattacggatagatgatcttgatcatgttaggcagctcacaagatccaacaatgaagcacaatgaggagaagacaaccatctagctactgctatggacccatagtccaggggtgaactactcactcatcactccggaggcgaccatggcggtgtagagtcctcccgggagatgaatcccctctccggcggggtgccgggaggagatctccggaatccccgagatgggatcggcggcgcggcgtctcagtaaggttttccgtatcgtggtttttcgcatcaggggtttcgcgacggaggctttaaataggcggaagggcagagtcggaggcctgacgagggggccacaccatagggcggcgcgggccccccttggccgcgccgccttgtggtgtcgccacctcgtggccccacttcgtatgttcttcggtcttctggaagctccgtggaaaaataggcccccgggtcttcgtttcgtccaattccgagaatatttcgttactaggatttcgaaaccaaaaacgcagtaaaacagaagctggcacttcggcatcttgttaataggttagttccagaaaatgcacgaatatgacataaagtgtgcataaaacatgtaggtatcatcaataatatggcatagaacataagaaattatcgatacatcggagacgtatcatggtgcttggttgtcatgctctcatccatagtaatcctttaagcatgaggtggcatagcttaggatgcaagctaagtagatattttcatcctatgtggcatgggtattatcctttcatgtgatttgtttttggatagccaagtggcttttgttactaaatatcttgagaatgattttatgcttgtgggtgagtcactatatcatatgtgattgtatttagatTGTAATTGGGATaaaatgtcaaagacaaggattataccccaatttggaatggtgatgtttgatttcaacaaggcatgatcatatgagtttcaaaatactcatagtttattttattcaaatagtttgaactataattcataatgtaaatgaatttagttttatgatattccacatatttaataagttatgcttaaaatcagaatgtgtggcttttatgcacttaggtccttgtgttttaccatatttggtaattagttttaaagtgaattcaattgtaccccaAGGTAGTTActcaacttttaagtgttaataatttagagtttgtttcttatctctttgatgggtataaacctctcccatctctagggtttatggtgtattcctaatatctccttatactttagttcaatggttgtcctttattctttacTAGGtaaaactaggattagtatgaatggtctctcttatttggaaggaccttaataatatcttaaagttattctccaaagataatgatgtggtcaccaatatctatggttcacataaatgggttctctctctaggaaatagcttgaataatatcctagggttcttcttaaagatgAGGATTTAAATACATGGATgtctatccaaggtttagctcaaggtttgtcattgcttttcTAATAAGATGGAACCCTCACCTCTCtatgtttgatgtataataatttagaatagagaagaatatatatttctaaagttgatctccttgtcatgtttccaagaattaggtggaatgaataccatgaggtacaTGGTAGGAACATGGATTAGTATAAGACAgggaaaagataagttaggaatagtttctccaattattgttacttgatttccaattaaatggatgttcatatgttatggcaaggaataccatgttatgatctttaataagatcaagtagctgatccttgattcatatgttcttgtgttggttttaattccatttgatctaaccccttagatcaaatcatctctacacaaaacaagattttaacaaagtcacattgaggtttatagcactaaacttgatgagctacttcaattccaccaaggtcaagtgaaacttcagttactgtgactgttttactttaaagcgcaaaaattccccagattttctatgcatgaatgcaatgcacacatctgtttcctctatttttgtaaccccaattccTGTGATATTACAGCTTCTACCCCTTAAACGAAATAAAGGTGGGTGTCCATGTTGGAGAAGCAATACAAGAAATCGAGGTCGAGAGGATGAGGGTTacggagaagaagaggaatgaGGATTTCACGATCTTGACCACCGACACACCGAACCTGAACGACAAGGTGAAGGCAGcgcatatgtttttatgtgacacCATCTTGCAAGAATTGGGCATTCGTATGTCGGCGACAACATTGACGATGGCCGACCAACAACATTGAAGATAGCCGACCAGGAGATGCAAGCAGCGACGGATGagctgcttagagcatctccagctgcgtCCTCCAAAGCGACCCCCAAACATCGCTAGATTTATCGTTTGGGGGacatgtttcgttcgtgccgcgtttgggatgCCACTCCccggtcgcgtcccccaaacataatttgagatttttaaaatttgagcGAAAAcagttgaattcattcaaacttgttatatattacatagatttggatgaaattcaatgaaatttaaactaaaaccctaatctagtagtaATTACAGCGGCCATAGGGGTCGCAGtattggtggaagttgtacatgtcatcGACGATAACGTCCTGCTTGTCGTGCTCGTCGAGCTCGTCGACGGGGCTCGTTCTTCACCGTGCCGCTTGGCACAGCTTCGCCGTTGTTGGTGAGGTCGACGAGCGGCACCCCTGCGTCACGGATGGACATGGCAATCGCCGCGTCGAGgtggcccctccaggcgtccttgtcgttccatGACGCCATGCATGCTGCGCGGAAGCCTGGGTAGTCCtcgggggtcgtcgctgctggcgatgaggcgctgttgccgctcgtactccgccaactGCGCGGCCTTCGCGGCTTCCTCGtcatcctgctcctccttcacctccggctttggGACGAGGAGGGCACTGCCGGCGCGCCTATGCTGCTGCCGCGCCGGTTCGTGGATGGTGACGCTACTGCCGCCTCGCCTTCGACTCACCGGCTGCGTCGCGTACTCCGGCTCTTCCTTCAGCTCGCGCTTCGACACGTTGTACGGCATGGAGCGGTGCGAGGAAGGCGTCGATCGTGCCGATCacgaggaagaagagttcgagcaGGACTAGTCCATCCTCGGCTGCCAGCGCGTTGCGGCCGATGGAGATGGTGGTAGCGAaggcggcatctccagccttggggcGCCGTTGTGGATGCCGTCGACAACGTTCGGGAGGGTGTGCCCGGGAACGCCCCAGAAGCGGAGGCGCCCCTCCCTATTCCAAGTGTTCCTCCGGCCGACGAGGCCGTCGGTGCTGCTCATCTCAGCGTCGTGCTACGCCTGGAAGAAGTCCGCGAACCAGTCGTCGTTGCCGGTAGGGGGCCCAGGTGGGATCGGCCCGCTCCTCGGCACTGAGGCGACCATGCTGGGTcctgatcgcgtccctccagcgTTCGGttcccgccggcggcggcgggacgccgacCCCGTTGACGGTCATCCTCcacccgccgctgcttggcatgcGCATGTCTGGCGAGCCAGGGTACCACGCGTGGTACAacacccacgcctccgccaccgtGAGGCTGCCACGGCCGAAGTCGTTCGTCGCAAGGACTTTCTTGCGGGAGGACAACATTGCCGCCGAGGAAGGAGGTGCGACGAGAGGAAGGGGTGCAGCGAGATTAGAATGGGGAAGGAAGGAGGGGCACTCTTTATTGTACAACAGTGGCAGGCGAGGCGGCAGCGGGGCGTTGGCCGCAATAAACATcggcgcggatggccacgcggccatgcacgacgagacgcgtcactACGTCGTCTGGGAAAGCGgggcgccattaacgtcgcttgaccagagGTAGGCGTCGGGGTTTTAGATGCCCGTGTAGTTGACGTATCGGGCCCGacactcctcgcctcgcttttcgttgtatccagcatgcccggagcgtccctgtggaccggggacgggctcggaaCGCTGGACACCCCGAACGAAAAGGGCATTACGCCCCTCACATACTTTTAGAGGTAGCTTTAAGGGAtgcgggtggatatgctcttgcaATGATTTGATCTGTGAAATTTGTCACGTAATATTGGTTCACCGGAACTGAGCGGGACATTTTGGTGGCGGGCACTTTAAATTCAACGCCGAGACTATTTGCTTTGTCAATATGCATTTTTCATTTCAAAAATTGTTTGAGCAATATTGTTTAACAAagagtaatgctacacctacggataTTTTCTCTACGGAAACCACTTACGGGCTCACGATTGCACAGCAAGCAGGGAAGCAGTTTAGGATTACCGTTTAAGGAATACAGTTGAGCAGCGCCCCTGAAAAGCCGTAATCCATTTGATGTGTCTGGCGCATGTGCCGAACGCTGTTTGAGGAAGGCGCCGGAGGAAAATAGGGACGATCAGTGTTGAAACAGCTAGAGCGAAGATGTCCATACTTGAGaatcaacctgtggttggatggttaggagggcagtggcacccccagcccactagagttcaaatcccagatttgacactttggtgtctcataaaggcggaatattcttcagtgggaggcgacgtttccgtcgacGACGAGCgcactgtggtgacttcgtcaatctcaagacccgccggatcagttcttcgatgcagtatcttggaggtgctcataggggtagggtgtgcgtacgtgcgttcataggggtgagtgtgtacgcgtatgtatgagcgtctttgattgtactgtgtttagcaaaaaaaaaaaaaaaaagaagatgcCCATACTTCCACATACCGCTGGTGTAGAAGCACCGAGGAACGTCGCGCCAGTCATCACATCACAatcagcttagagcatctccactgggcCCTATATGGCCTCTGGCGCAGGGCCTATATGCGGCGGCAAAACTAAAATAAGAATCGGATAGCTGCCAATCACGGCACTTAtacaaaaaatttaaattttttaaaatataacAAAATTTGAAGAAAAAGTATTCATTGATAGTTCGACCATATTTGGCCgatatttgtacaaatttaaaaacatagatttaaaaaaaactagcaactgccgccgccgcaccctAGCTCTAGGCGGTGGTACATCGCCGCCGCGTAGTCCTCCCGTCGTCAGGCTCCTCCTCCTTCGGCTGCGGGAGGTAGCTGCTGCTGCCCGGCCGGCGTCActgcgcctcccgcgcggcctgcTGGACGGGCCAGCCTTACCGTCGTCATCGAGGTTGATGACGAGGTCGTAGATGGCGATGGTCCAGTATGTCCCCGTCGGCACAGGGGGACCGGCAGGCCGCCGCGGCTGAGCGCCTACCCCCCACCCCCCGGACAACGCATGTCCAGCGAGACGGGGTAGCGCGCGTCCCAGAGGGCGCGCGCCTCGGTGACGTGCAGGGaccggcggccgaagccgttggcgGCGGCACCTGCTCTCTCTTGGTCTTGGTGGTCCATGGCTAGGGGCGCTAGAGGACGACGCGGTGGAGgtttggaggaggagaggggaggtggAATGCGCGGCGAGCGAGGCGCCGATGGTTTATATAGCCCGAGGAAGCCGTTGCGGACATTAACGCCACCGCTGAAGATGAGCAGGCGGCGCTGAAGATTTGAGCAGACGCATTAACGGCGACGCGACTCGACGCGGAAGGCGAGCAGCCTTTGACCGCCGTTGAAGGCGAGAAGGCGGCGCTGAAGACGAGCAGGCGCATTAGCACCGACGCGACTCGACGCGGAAGGCGAGCAGGCTTTGACGGACGCCGAAGGCGATGAGGAAGACGACTATGTCGACGCTAACATGGCGGGTCCACAGCATGCAGGCGTTTCCCGCGCCTTCTCTTTCGCGTCGTTCCCGTCAACACGCGGCGCGCCGACACCCCCGCTAGCCTCCCTTTCTACTGGGTTCTGTTTGGGGGTGCCGGATGCAAAGTTGGACCGCGCCGGCTAAAATATATTTTTGGAGGCTGCTGGTGGGCAAGAATTTACACGCCGGAGGCCTTTGAGAGgcccgagtggagatgctcttaaaccgATAACCACACATACCAATATACCATCCCGTGAGTGCACTAGTCGAAACGGCAAGTTTATGTCGGAATCATGCAACAAAATAGTCACACTATGCCACTCCCATGTAGCCATACATTCTTATCGCCAGCTGGTAAAGCAGAGCAAAAGATGATCGTTCCCTGTCCTGCGTCTTGTGTAGCCATGCCTGATGCTGCTTAACTTGGAGAAACAGCGCCTTGTTGTCCAAGGGATCAGACACGAGTCGCCGGACCCGTCGAGGCAAGGAGTCAAGTCAAGTAGGCACcgtcgtcgtgtcgagtcgaCGTAGGTATATATACCGGGAGAAGTCTCACGCACCACAAATCCTCGCGAGCTTACTAGTAGCAACGAAAAGCTCTGCATTTATTCTGTCTCCAATCACCTTCTCTCTTCACTCCCTCGACAGTGAGCCTCCGAGAACCACCATTCGCCACGACCCGGCAAGAACCCTGCAACAAACACGCGAGCGCGCGCATGTGCGCTTCGTTCTCGTCAGCCATGCAGCGCCTCCGCAACCAACTCTGCCGCCCCGCCAACACCGTCGTCATCGTCCTGCTCGTGCTCGTCATCGGCGCCACGGTCACAGAGGCGGACACCGACACGTTCATCTACGCGGGGTGCTCGCCGTCCAAGTACGATCCGGGGAGCCCCTTCGAGGGCAACCTCAAGTCGCTGCTCACCTCCATCACCACCTCCTCCCCCAACGCCCCGTACAGCAGCTTcacggccggcggcggcagcaacGGGACCGCCGTCTACGGTCTCTACCAGTGCCGCGGCGACCTGGGCAACGGCGACTGCGCGGCGTGCGTGCGGGAGGCGCTGGCGCGGCTCAACGAGGTGTGCGCGGACGCCAACGCGGCGTCGCTGCAGCTGGAGGGCTGCTACGTGCGCTACGACGGCAGCGACTTCGTGGGGCGGCCCGACACGACCATGGTGTACCGCAAgtgcagcaccagcaccagcgcCGACGGGGGATTCCTCGCGAGCCGGGACGCCGTGCTGGGCGCGCTGCAGCAGGGCGCGGCCGCCAACGGGTACAGGGCGAGCAGCGCCGGGAGCGTGCAGGGGGTGTCGCAGTGCCTCggcgacctcgccgccgacgacTGCGCGGTGTGCCTGGCGCAGGCGGTCGGCCAGCTCAAGGGCACCTGCGGCACGGCGCTGGCCGCCGACGTGCACCTCGCCCAGTGCTACGTCAGGTACTGGGCCAGCGGCTACTACTTCCGACCATCACAAGGTACGGCCTACTTCCACTCCTGCGTTTGAATAGGGATTTGGTCTTTTTGAAAAAAACAATTCAAATATTTTACCTTTACATACTATAAATTAAAAAATGTATGCGTTTTGAACACAGTTTGAAATGTAAAAAAATTCCGTTA includes these proteins:
- the LOC124676371 gene encoding plasmodesmata-located protein 8-like — translated: MCASFSSAMQRLRNQLCRPANTVVIVLLVLVIGATVTEADTDTFIYAGCSPSKYDPGSPFEGNLKSLLTSITTSSPNAPYSSFTAGGGSNGTAVYGLYQCRGDLGNGDCAACVREALARLNEVCADANAASLQLEGCYVRYDGSDFVGRPDTTMVYRKCSTSTSADGGFLASRDAVLGALQQGAAANGYRASSAGSVQGVSQCLGDLAADDCAVCLAQAVGQLKGTCGTALAADVHLAQCYVRYWASGYYFRPSQDYSQDDVGRTVAIIVGILAGLALIVVFISFLRKSC